CCGTATATCCTCTTGCCAAGCGTAGCGCGCTCATCGTTGCTTCAGTTCCCGAATTAACCATTCGGACAACCTCAATTGAAGGGACTCGCTCAATTACTAATTCTGCAAGCTTCGTCTCCATTTCATGAGGTGCACCAAAGCTAGTCCCTAATTCTGTTGTCTTCTTAAGAGATTCAACGACTTGATCATCAGCATGACCAAGAATGAGTGGTCCCCAACTTAGGACGTAGTCAATATACTCGTTTCCATCTAAGTCATAAATTTTTGATCCTTTTCCGCGGTTCATGTAAATCGGATCCATGTTCACCGAGTTAAATGCACGAACAGGACTGTTTACGCCTCCTGGCATTAACGGTGTTGCCTTTGAGAAAGCTTCCTTTGATTTGTCAAATGAACGATTTGTCATCATTACACCCTTCCTATCTCATTATCTTTCGTCAATATAACGCGCTGCATCCTTTGCAAAATAAGTAATAATTAAGTCTGAACCAGCTCGCTTCATTCCAATCAGCTTTTCCATTACGATCGATTTCTCGTCTACCCAACCATTTAATGCAGCAGCTTTAATCATCGAATACTCACCACTTACATTATAAGCAACGAGAGGCAGTGGGAAGCGATCCTTTATTTCTCTTATAATGTCTAGATAAGCAAGTGCAGGTTTGACCATTAAGAAGTCAGCACCTTCATCATAATCAGATTGCGCCTCACGGATTGCCTCTAATCGATTCGAAGGATCCATTTGATAAGTTTTTCGATCACCAAACTGAGGAGAACCTTGAGCTGCATCTCGGAATGGACCATAGAATGCAGATGCATATTTCACTGCGTAGGACATAATAGGTATATCCTGATACCCAGCTTCATCTAGTCCCGCACGGATAGCCGCTACAAATCCGTCCATCATATTAGAAGGAGCAATGATATCTGCTCCTGCCTTCGCTTGTGATACTGCAGTTTGTGCTAATAACGTTAATGATTCATCGTTCAATACATCACCCTCATGAATGACACCGCAATGTCCATGGTCTGTGTACTGACATAAACACGTATCTGCAATAACGGTTAGCTGCGGGTAATTTTCTTTAACAAATGCAATCGTTTGTTGAATAACCCCTTCTTCCGCATACGCAGAAGTCCCCTTCTCATCCTTGTCCTTCGGAACACCGAATACGATGATGGATTGAATACCTAATCCAACAATCTCATCTAACTCTTCATCTAATCGATCTAAAGAATATTGATAAATGCCCGGCATTGAAGGTACTTCCTTCTTCACGTCCTTACCCTCGATGATAAATAATGGATAGATAAGATCTTCTTTATGTAGTGCTGTCTCTCTCACAAGTGCTCTCATGCTGTCTGAGTTTCTCAAACGGCGATGGCGTTGAAATATATTGTTCAATGTTACTCCTCCTTTTGAATAAAGGACTCAATCGAATCGACTAAGCCGTCAATCGTATATTCTTTTGCAATGATATTTGCGCTTATCCCATATTCTTTAAGTGCGTTAGCTGTAATCGGTCCAATGCACGCTGTGTAACGATCATTTAACGAAAAGTCTTCTCCAACTATTTTGAAAAAGAAATGAACAGTTGATGGACTTGTAAAAGTTAAAATATCAATATGCTGATCCATCACTTCTCTTAACTTAGTTTGATGCTTTGGGTCAAAATACGTCTCATATAGAATGACATCATGGACATCTAAGCCAAATTCTCTAAGTGAATCCTTAATGGTCGATCTTGATAAATTACCGTGTGGAATGAATACACGATCTGACCGGTCCGTTTGAGTTTTAAATTCAGTTACAAACTGCTCTCCAACAAACTCAGAAGGGTAGAAGTCTACCTTCACACCTAAATCTTTAAGTAAATGATACGTTTTTCTTCCGATTGCTGCAATTTTACATGCTTGCAACCTGCTTATAGGTAGTTTTTCTTCGTTCATCAATTGGATAAAAAAACGAACAGCATTTTGAGATGTAAAAACAATCCATTGAAAATCATCGACCTGATGGATGGCTTGTCTCACATTTGACGTATCATCTGGTAACCGAAAAGAAAGGAGGGGGATGACAAGCGCTTCCCCTCCTTTTTTTTCAATTTCACGAACAAAAGGAAGCGCCTGTTCCTCAGATCTCGTTATTAATATTTTCTGACCTGATAAAGGCTTCTCCCGTTTCATCATGACTGATCAAGCTCCTCTTTAACTTGATCTAATATATCTTTTGCGCCTCGTTCATCTAGGCGTTTAGCTAACACTGTTCCAATCTCTTCAGGATTTGTGCCTTCAATTGTATCTTTAATAATTGTTTTACCGTCAGGCGTTGATACAAATCCAGTCAATTTAATGATACTTGACTCGGAATCAAGCTCAGCAAGTCCACCAATCGGAACTTGGCATCCCCCTTCAAGTGTTCTTAAGAATGCACGTTCAGCTTTTACCGTATCGAATGTCTCTGGACAATTAATCTTCTCTAACCAAGACTTTAATTCTTGGTCTGTTTCACGACATTCAATAGCAAGTGAACCTTGTCCTACTGCAGGGATACAAACGTCTTGTTCTAAATACTCAGTAACGATGTCATCTGACCAACCCATACGTTTAAGTCCTGCTGCTGCAAGGACAATCGCGTCGTAATTATCCGTTTCAAGTTTAGAAATCCTTGTGTCAATATTACCACGAATCCATTGAATCTTAATATCCTGACGCTTCGCTAATAGTTGTGCGCCTCTTCTGAGACTACTCGTACCTATTACTGATCCAGCTGGAAGATCTTCAAATTTGGTATGATTCTCAGAAATGAGTGCATCACGATAGTCTTCACGTGGAGGTGTGCATGCTAACTCCAATCCATCAGGAAGAACCGATGGCATATCTTTCATACTATGAACTGCAAAATCAATTTCTTCGTCAATCATTGCTTGTTCAATTTCTTTAACGAATAATCCCTTTCCACCAACTTTGGATAGAGTTACATTTAGAATTTGATCACCTTTTGTGACGATCTCTTTAATTTCAAACTCGAATGGTGCACCCGCTTTTTTCAACTGATCAATCACCCAACGTGTTTGGGTCATTGCTAATTTACTTCTACGAGAACCGACAACGATCTTTCGCATAATTGGCCTCCAAACTGAAAATTTATTTCAATAAATATTTGATATTTTTTTGTGTATATGAAGGTATCGATGTACAACTTATCCTACAAGGTACCACTAGTACCAAAGATGAAATTCTGTCAATGTAGCCGCCAAAAAGTAATTAATCAGGATGACAAGCAATCCCGCAACATTCCAATAGGATAATTGTCGACCATAAGTGCCTCTTACAACCCTTAAATATAAATAATAACCATAAACAATCAAAACAATGAATGAGCTAATTACTTTAGCATCATAGAAAATAGCAGGTGCAAGATTCATTTTATAGCCGTATATCAACCCCAAAACTAAGCTAAGGAACATGATTGGGACCCCTACTACATTAAGGAGATATGATAAATTGTCTAGCTTCCCAAGGCTATCAAATCGCCAGAGCTTCTTCCCGACTTTCTTCTCTTTCAACATGTTGTACTGCGTCACATACATAATTGAAAGGATGCTAGACAACGTAAACGCACCATATGCGATGAAAGCCATCGTAATGTGGATGATAGCAAGCTCATTAATCAATTGATCTGAAAATTGAGGAGAGACATAACTGTTTGGTGCAAACCAACTGACAGCCATTAGGATAAATCCAATAATATTTGTAAAGAAAACAAAAAAGTCAACTCGGAAGAACCAGTTGATCAATAATGATAGGGTTACAATCATCCATGAATAAAAGAATAGCCCTTCAGTCGGCGTCAATACTGGAAATCGATTCGTTTCAAATACCCGAAAGACTAGAACGGCAAATTGCAATACCCAGACAATAGAAAGCAACCAGAAGGCAATTCGGTTCGCCTTCCGGTTGTTTTGTAGGAAATCAACAAAATATCCTAATACACTTAATGCGTATAAAATAATTGTAAGGTCATAAATCCACCTAAAACTACTCACGATATGACTCCTCTCCAGGGAGCAAGACTAATTAACAGCCGGACTAGAAGCTGGTGATGAAATATTTTTTTCTTCTTCAGCCTCCGACATACTTTGTTCGCGAGCAAGACGCTCCTCTTTTAAAACCCTGTCCAATTCTTCTTCAATCCCGAATAACTGTGTGAATAAATCTAAGTGTTCATGCGCGTTTGGTTCAGCTGCAAGTTCCTTTATCCGAGTAATTGGATCACGAAGCAGTTGATTCACAATACTCTTTGTATGTTTACTAAGAACCTTACGTTCACGATCAGTCAATTCAGGCATTTTACGTTCAATGCTATTCAACGTTTCCCCTTGAATCATAAGAGCCTTCTGTCGAAGAGCCGTTATAATCGGTACGACGCCTAACGTATTGATCCAATTTAAGAAAGCAAGTAGCTCTTCTTCAATAATCACTTTAATTTTCTCAGCTTCATACTGACGCTCAGCTAAATTGGCTTCAACAATGCCTTCAAGGTCGTCAATATCGTACAAGAATACACTTTCTAAATCTTGCAGATCTGGCGACAAGTCTCTTGGAACTGCGATATCAACCATGAAAAGAGGCTTCCCTTTACGTTTCTTCAAAATCGGAGCAACAATAGATTTGCTCAATACATAGTCAGTTGAACCTGTTGAGCTAATCACTATGTCAGCCTTTAATAAAGACTCCTCTAAGTGGTCCATCGTGTAGCCTGTACCATTAAAGCGTGTCGCTAATTCTTCCGCCTTCTCATACGTTCGATTCAACACCGTAATTTCTTCGGCTCCGTTACTGCAAAGGTGCTTTGCAGTTAATTCTCCCATTTTTCCTGCTCCAACGATTAAGACGTTCTTTCTTTCAAGACCGCCAAAGATCTTCTTAGCAAGCTCGACAGCTGCATAACTAACTGAGACTGCATTTTCACCGATATCCGTTTCTGAATGAGCGCGTTTAGCAAGTGTGATAGCTTTTTTGAACAACTCATTAAAGACCGTTCCTGTCGTTCCTGTTTCTTGTGCTGAGAAAAAGCTTGAACGAATTTGTCCAAGAATTTGTGTTTCGCCTAAGACCATAGAATCTAATCCACAAACGACCTTAAAGAGATGTTCAATCGCATCTTCACGTTCTTGTATCTTCAAATATGGTGTAAGAAGATCTTTATCCAAAGCGAACCAATCAGCAAGAAATGCTTTTATATAATATCGCCCAGTGTGTAACTGGTCTGCGACTGCATAAATTTCAGTACGATTGCAGGTCGAGACGATCACACATTCAAGTATACTTTTTGTTTCCCTTAATTTCTTCAGCGCCATTTCCAACTCACCAGGTTGAAAGGACACTTTTTCACGGATTTCGACCGGGGCAGTCTTATGGTTTAATCCTACTTTTAAAATGTGCATCGTTCGTCACCCCCTGTAAGTAATATGTATTAAAATAAGTCTTAATAGTAGACAATCAAAAATAAAACATTCATAGTTATTTCCACTAGATAGTATAACATGGACATGCCATCCATAGATGTTAGAAATGTGAACAGTGTTTGAATGTCTTATGATAAAATAATTCCTGACGGATACGAATAAGTATTCCCGGATATTGAGTTAATTAGTACAACTAGCTCTATATAGCCAATAACCACTTATAATGTATCAAATTTCGAAGTTTTTCGCAAAAATTCAACACGTCTAAGACGTTTCTACTAAAGGAGGAAATCATGAAACAGGGTATCTTTCCAGGGACTTTGATCGCAGGGATCGGACTATACTTTCTATCTAAACAATGGGCTGTTCCTTTCATTGGTGAAATGGATGCTTTACCTGCATTTCTATTGATTATCGGTATTGCTTTCTTACTTCAAAGAAAAGAGCCATATGCGCTATTCTCCGGGGTAGTCATATGTGGCATTGCGATTCACTACTATGCGAGTGGCAATATATCAAATTGGCCCGCGATATGGATCGTTTATTTATTAAGTATCGGAGTTGGATTTATTCTACAGTACAACAAAACAAAGCAGAGTGGACTTTGGCTAGGAGCTGCATTAACAATTCTGGCACTCATTGCGTTGTTCGCTAGTCAAACAAACGGCATATTTAGGGAAATCATCCAGTACACAGAACGTTTTTGGCCAGTAATCCTTATCCTTGTCGGAGGCTATCTTATTAAGAAAAAATAGAGATCAAAAAAACCTGGTCCAACCGAAATGGTTAGCCAGGTTTTCATATTACCTATTACAGTATAGAACTAAGAAAATCTTGTGTTCGTTGTTCTTTAGGTTGGTTGAAAAGATCTTCTGGGTGCCCCTTTTCAACAATCCTTCCGTCATGCATATAGAATACCCAATCAGCTACTTCCTTCGCAAATCCCATTTCATGTGTAACGACAACCATCGTCATTCCCTCTTTGGCTAATTGTTTCATTGTTGATAAAACTTCTCCAACCAGTTCAGGGTCTAATGCTGACGTTGGTTCATCAAACAACATGATATCAGGTTTCATAGCGAGCGCTCTAGCGATTGCAACACGTTGCTTTTGTCCCCCGGATAATTTAGAAGGATAAACATTGGCCTTGTCTGCAAGACCGACTTTATCTAACAAATCCTTCCCTTCTTTCATTGCTTTCGCTTTACTTAATCCTTTAACCATAGTAGGTGCTTCAATCACATTTTCAAGCACTGTTTTATGGGGAAACAGATTAAAATGCTGAAAGACCATTCCGACCCTTTCACGGACCTTATTCAAATTATCACTCTTAGGATCGATTTCCTTCTCTTCAATAATAATTTTCCCGTCGTTTTTAATCTCTAAGAAATTAAGACACCTGAGTAAGGTACTCTTACCGGAACCACTTGCTCCAATCAATACGACAACATCGTTCTCTTTGACAACCATATCGACATCTTTAAGGACATGTAAGTCACCGAATTTCTTATTCAATTTCTCTATTTTGATCATTTCACGTTTTTCGCTCATATCCACTCACTCCTTTAATCACTAGCTGAGAGCTTTTTCTCCATTATGCCAACAACGGCTGTTAATAAGAAAACGAGAATCAAATAGTAAACAGCTACGATCAATAAATAAGTCATTGAATCAAAGCTATTTGCACCTGAAGTTGTTGCTACATTAAATAGCTCGTACATACCAATGAATGCAGCTAACGAGGAATCCTTTAACCCTATGATGAACTGATTCCCGAGAGGTGGGAGAGCTCTGCGGAACGCTTGTGGTAAAATGATCCTTCTCATCGTAAGAGCTGTCGTCATTCCTAAGGAACGTCCTGCCTCCATTTGACCTTTGTCAATGGACTGGATCGTGCCACGGAAAATCTCCGCTATGTAAGCACCGTTATGGAAGGCGAGCGCGAGCGTCGCAGACCAGAACCCTGAAATATTCAACTCTGAAAGTCCGAAGTAGAAAATAAAGATTTGTACGATCAACGGTGTTCCTCGCACAATGTAAATATAGACATTTGCAATACCTTCCAATACTTTTATTTTAGAAATTTTCAGTATTGCGAAGAAAAGTCCTATAAAAATTGCGATGAAAATAGATACTGCTGTAACCTGCAAGGTAAGTAGCATACCTTTAAAGAACACTGGATAACTATCAATAAATGTCTCAAAAAAGTGAGCAAAACTTGGCAACGTGTATCATCTCCTTCAGCATCTAATTAAGTTGTTAAATCAAAGCTTGTATCGCTAGAAGACGTGCTTAATAAACGAATGTGCGCATAATTGCGCACATTCGAAAGGATTTCCATCAATTACTCAGGCTTTGTCGTAATATCTTCACCAAAGTACTTCTTACTCAGTTCCTTTAATGTTCCGTCTTCACGTAAAGTTTCGAGTGCTTTATTAATATCTTTCAATAGTTGTTCATTCTCTTTAGAGACAGCAATCGCTTGCTCACTTCTGCCAAGTAATTCTCTTGCTTCAATTTTGAACCCTTTACCGATCGCTTCTTTTCCAGTTACAAAGTCTGTAATAACAGCATCATGTTTCCCTTTACTTAATGCTTCAAGCGCGGTTACATCACTATCATAAACTCTAATTTGATCGGTTACTTCTTTTGCAGTTTTTGCATAAGTTGAACCTTTAGAAACAGCAATTTCTTTCCCTTTCAAATCATCGAGTGTTTGAATATCACTATCTGGTCTTGTAAAGATTTGTGGACCTGAATAATAATATGGCGTTGAAAAATCTACAGCTTTCTTTCGTTCATCTGTAATCGTATGACTAGCTACCGCTGCATCGAAACGACCTGTTTTTACACCTTCGACAATACTTGCGAACTTAAATTTCTCTTGGTTAGGTTCTAACCCTAATTCTTTCGCAACCGCTTCAGCTACTTCAATATCAAATCCAGACATTTCACCTGAAGCATCTGTCGTACTAAATGGTGCAAACTCCCCCGAGGATGCAAAGGTAAACTTATCGCTTTCTGCGAGATCGTACTTTGACTCTCCCTCACCATTTCCACTATCCGAACCACCACATGCAGCTAGGAGTAGAGAAAATGCTAACAACATTGTTGCCCATAGACTGAATTTCTTCATTCTGTTTTGACCCTCTTTCTATTATTTTTTGGATGCGGTATACGAGAAACATACAGAGGTATAAAGCTGAATCTTCCGAAAATTACTGACATTAGTGTGTGAAGGTCCAAACAATCGTCACACATATTTCTCTCTATCTCTGTACGTTCCTCTATGTAATGGATGAAGTATTCCATTAAATCTCCATTTATTTGGCAGCATCCATACAACTACCTTCTACACAGAAATACAAAAACCTCCCTGTTTTTTAAAACAAGGAGGTCTCTACTATTTTCTAAAGTTGACTTTCAATGGTTGACCAGACTTTTTCCTTACCGAATGAGGTCTCCGAAGAGAAAGGAAGGACTACTGTGCCTTTTTCCATTTTCAATGTTTCCCGTATTACTTTAATGTGTTTTTGATGCTTCCCTTTTGGAATCTTATCGGCTTTTGTTGCCACGACTAATACAGGGATCTCGAAGTGGTTCAGCCACTCATACATCATTTGGTCTTCCTTAGATGGTGCATGTCGAATATCAACGAGTAAGACAACAGCTTTCAAGTCTTTACTTTCCATGATATATTCTTCTATCATGCGTCCCCATGCGTCTCGTTCTTTCTTAGAGACTTTTGCAAATCCATATCCGGGAACATCCACAAAATACATCTTTTCATTTAATAAATAAAAGTTGAGAGTTTGTGTTTTCCCCGGCTTAGAAGACGTTCGCGCTAGGCTCTTTCGGTTGATCATCTTGTTAATGAACGAAGATTTCCCAACATTAGATCGTCCTGCTAATGCGATTTCCGGCTTCAGGTCATTTGGGTATTGTTCTTTTTTTACGGCGCTGATTATAAGTTCAGCAGTATTGATTTTCATCCTTATTCCCCTATCAATGCTTCTTTTAATACTTCATCTAGATGAGCGACAGGAACAAATGTCAAATCCTTCTTTACGCTTTCCGGAATGTCATCTAAGTCTTTCAGGTTTTCCTCTGGGTAAATGATTTTCTCCAGCCCAGCCCGATGCGCGCTTAACGTTTTTTCCTTGAGTCCACCAATGGGTAAAACACGTCCACGAAGTGTAATTTCACCTGTCATACCCACTTCTTTTCGAACTGGTCGGTTTGTAAGAGCAGAGATTAACGCTGTTGCCATTGTTATCCCTGCAGAAGGACCATCTTTCGGCGTTGCGCCTTCAGGCACGTGAATGTGAATATCATTCTTCTCAGAAAAGTCCGGCTCGATGTTCAATTCAGCTGCTCTTGACCGAATATAGCTGAAAGCTGCTTGAGCTGATTCTTTCATGACATCGCCAAGCTTACCTGTTAAAATGAGCTTCCCTTTTCCAGGTGATACAGATACTTCAATTGAAAGTGTATCTCCACCTGCAGTCGTATAGGCTAACCCAGTTGCAGTCCCAATTTGGTCTTCAACTTCTGCTTGACCATACCGGAATTTAGGTTTTCCTAAATAATCTTCGATGTTCTTATCCGTTATTATGACACGCTTTTTTTCTCCGGAAACGATTTGCTTGGCAGCTTTACGGCAAAGTGAAGCGATTTGGCGTTCTAAATTACGCACACCCGCTTCTCTTGTGTATCGACGTACGACCTCAAGTATCGCTTCGTCACGGATTTGGACTTTACCTTTTGTGAGACCATGTGCTTCCGTTTGCTTCTTCACTAAGTACTGTTTCGCAATGTGAAGCTTTTCTACTTCAGTATATCCAGCAATCTGAATCAGTTCCATACGATCAAGTAGAGGTCCTGGGATGGTTGCCATGTTGTTAGCTGTCGTGACAAACATGACCTTCGAAAGGTCATACGGCTCTTCAATATAATGGTCACTAAACGTGTGATTTTGCTCAGGATCTAGAACCTCAAGTAAGGCCGATGCAGGATCACCACGGAAATCATTTGCCATTTTATCGATTTCATCCAAAAGGAAAACAGGGTTGACTGAGCCAGCCTTTTTCATACCTTGAATGAGACGTCCTGGCATCGCGCCTACATATGTTCGCCGGTGCCCTCTGATCTCAGCTTCATCACGCACGCCTCCGAGTGAAATGCGTACGAAATTCCGCCCTAAAGTACGTGCAATGGATCTTGCGAGAGATGTTTTACCAACGCCTGGAGGACCAACTAAACAAAGAATCGGACCTTTCAATGAATTCGTTAATTGCTGAACAGCAAGATATTCTAGAACCCGCTCCTTCACCTTCTCGAGGCCGTAATGGTCCTCGTTAAGGATGTCTTCAGCATGGTTAATGTCCAAATTGTCTTCTGTTTCTTCAAACCAAGGAATGTTTAGGAGCCACTCTATATAATTGCGGATCACTGAACTCTCAGCTGAAGTTTGCGGCATCTTTTCATATCGATCGAGCTCTTTAAGAGCTGTTTTCTGAACATTTTCAGGCATTTGTGATTCTTCTATTTTTTCTTTTAAGGTAGAGATTTCACCAGCTTTACCTTCTTTATCTCCGAGTTCTTTTTGAATTGCCTTCATTTGTTCACGGAGGTAGTATTCTTTTTGGGTCTTTTCCATAGATTTCTTTACACGTTGACCGATTTTCTTTTCTAGCCCAAGGACTTCTTTTTCGTTGTTCAAAATTTTGATGATTTTATTTAAACGTTCTTTAATATCCAAAGTCTCTAAAATCTCTTGTTTTTGCTTAATCTTCAGCGGTAAATGTGAAGAAACGACATCAGCTAAACGTCCTGGCTCTTCTATATCCTGTACTGAAGCGAGCGTTTCCGCTGTTACTTTTTTCGATAGGTTTATGTACTGTTCGAAGTATTGCAAGAGCATACGCATGAGTGCCATTTCTTCGGAATCAGCATTTTGTCTTTCGTCAATTAAGTCTACTTTAACTTCAAGATATTCTTCTTGTTCCTGGAACTGTTGAATCTTCCCTCTTTGTAGACCTTCCACAAGAACACGAATTGTACCATTCGGAAGTTTAAGCATTTGGTTCACTTTTACAAGTGTTCCCATATGATAAATTTCTTCTTCCGTTGGTTCTTCTATGGCCACTTCTTTTTGAGTGGATAAAAATATTTTCTGATCATCCATCATTACCTGTTCAAGAGCCTGTA
This Pseudalkalibacillus berkeleyi DNA region includes the following protein-coding sequences:
- the hemB gene encoding porphobilinogen synthase, whose translation is MNNIFQRHRRLRNSDSMRALVRETALHKEDLIYPLFIIEGKDVKKEVPSMPGIYQYSLDRLDEELDEIVGLGIQSIIVFGVPKDKDEKGTSAYAEEGVIQQTIAFVKENYPQLTVIADTCLCQYTDHGHCGVIHEGDVLNDESLTLLAQTAVSQAKAGADIIAPSNMMDGFVAAIRAGLDEAGYQDIPIMSYAVKYASAFYGPFRDAAQGSPQFGDRKTYQMDPSNRLEAIREAQSDYDEGADFLMVKPALAYLDIIREIKDRFPLPLVAYNVSGEYSMIKAAALNGWVDEKSIVMEKLIGMKRAGSDLIITYFAKDAARYIDER
- a CDS encoding uroporphyrinogen-III synthase, which gives rise to MMKREKPLSGQKILITRSEEQALPFVREIEKKGGEALVIPLLSFRLPDDTSNVRQAIHQVDDFQWIVFTSQNAVRFFIQLMNEEKLPISRLQACKIAAIGRKTYHLLKDLGVKVDFYPSEFVGEQFVTEFKTQTDRSDRVFIPHGNLSRSTIKDSLREFGLDVHDVILYETYFDPKHQTKLREVMDQHIDILTFTSPSTVHFFFKIVGEDFSLNDRYTACIGPITANALKEYGISANIIAKEYTIDGLVDSIESFIQKEE
- the hemC gene encoding hydroxymethylbilane synthase, with the translated sequence MRKIVVGSRRSKLAMTQTRWVIDQLKKAGAPFEFEIKEIVTKGDQILNVTLSKVGGKGLFVKEIEQAMIDEEIDFAVHSMKDMPSVLPDGLELACTPPREDYRDALISENHTKFEDLPAGSVIGTSSLRRGAQLLAKRQDIKIQWIRGNIDTRISKLETDNYDAIVLAAAGLKRMGWSDDIVTEYLEQDVCIPAVGQGSLAIECRETDQELKSWLEKINCPETFDTVKAERAFLRTLEGGCQVPIGGLAELDSESSIIKLTGFVSTPDGKTIIKDTIEGTNPEEIGTVLAKRLDERGAKDILDQVKEELDQS
- a CDS encoding cytochrome C assembly family protein; translated protein: MSSFRWIYDLTIILYALSVLGYFVDFLQNNRKANRIAFWLLSIVWVLQFAVLVFRVFETNRFPVLTPTEGLFFYSWMIVTLSLLINWFFRVDFFVFFTNIIGFILMAVSWFAPNSYVSPQFSDQLINELAIIHITMAFIAYGAFTLSSILSIMYVTQYNMLKEKKVGKKLWRFDSLGKLDNLSYLLNVVGVPIMFLSLVLGLIYGYKMNLAPAIFYDAKVISSFIVLIVYGYYLYLRVVRGTYGRQLSYWNVAGLLVILINYFLAATLTEFHLWY
- the hemA gene encoding glutamyl-tRNA reductase, whose product is MHILKVGLNHKTAPVEIREKVSFQPGELEMALKKLRETKSILECVIVSTCNRTEIYAVADQLHTGRYYIKAFLADWFALDKDLLTPYLKIQEREDAIEHLFKVVCGLDSMVLGETQILGQIRSSFFSAQETGTTGTVFNELFKKAITLAKRAHSETDIGENAVSVSYAAVELAKKIFGGLERKNVLIVGAGKMGELTAKHLCSNGAEEITVLNRTYEKAEELATRFNGTGYTMDHLEESLLKADIVISSTGSTDYVLSKSIVAPILKKRKGKPLFMVDIAVPRDLSPDLQDLESVFLYDIDDLEGIVEANLAERQYEAEKIKVIIEEELLAFLNWINTLGVVPIITALRQKALMIQGETLNSIERKMPELTDRERKVLSKHTKSIVNQLLRDPITRIKELAAEPNAHEHLDLFTQLFGIEEELDRVLKEERLAREQSMSEAEEEKNISSPASSPAVN
- a CDS encoding amino acid ABC transporter ATP-binding protein, with protein sequence MSEKREMIKIEKLNKKFGDLHVLKDVDMVVKENDVVVLIGASGSGKSTLLRCLNFLEIKNDGKIIIEEKEIDPKSDNLNKVRERVGMVFQHFNLFPHKTVLENVIEAPTMVKGLSKAKAMKEGKDLLDKVGLADKANVYPSKLSGGQKQRVAIARALAMKPDIMLFDEPTSALDPELVGEVLSTMKQLAKEGMTMVVVTHEMGFAKEVADWVFYMHDGRIVEKGHPEDLFNQPKEQRTQDFLSSIL
- a CDS encoding amino acid ABC transporter permease, giving the protein MPSFAHFFETFIDSYPVFFKGMLLTLQVTAVSIFIAIFIGLFFAILKISKIKVLEGIANVYIYIVRGTPLIVQIFIFYFGLSELNISGFWSATLALAFHNGAYIAEIFRGTIQSIDKGQMEAGRSLGMTTALTMRRIILPQAFRRALPPLGNQFIIGLKDSSLAAFIGMYELFNVATTSGANSFDSMTYLLIVAVYYLILVFLLTAVVGIMEKKLSASD
- a CDS encoding transporter substrate-binding domain-containing protein is translated as MKKFSLWATMLLAFSLLLAACGGSDSGNGEGESKYDLAESDKFTFASSGEFAPFSTTDASGEMSGFDIEVAEAVAKELGLEPNQEKFKFASIVEGVKTGRFDAAVASHTITDERKKAVDFSTPYYYSGPQIFTRPDSDIQTLDDLKGKEIAVSKGSTYAKTAKEVTDQIRVYDSDVTALEALSKGKHDAVITDFVTGKEAIGKGFKIEARELLGRSEQAIAVSKENEQLLKDINKALETLREDGTLKELSKKYFGEDITTKPE
- the yihA gene encoding ribosome biogenesis GTP-binding protein YihA/YsxC, producing the protein MKINTAELIISAVKKEQYPNDLKPEIALAGRSNVGKSSFINKMINRKSLARTSSKPGKTQTLNFYLLNEKMYFVDVPGYGFAKVSKKERDAWGRMIEEYIMESKDLKAVVLLVDIRHAPSKEDQMMYEWLNHFEIPVLVVATKADKIPKGKHQKHIKVIRETLKMEKGTVVLPFSSETSFGKEKVWSTIESQL
- the lon gene encoding endopeptidase La, whose amino-acid sequence is MAQTREIPLLPLRGLLVYPSMVLHLDVGRKKSVQALEQVMMDDQKIFLSTQKEVAIEEPTEEEIYHMGTLVKVNQMLKLPNGTIRVLVEGLQRGKIQQFQEQEEYLEVKVDLIDERQNADSEEMALMRMLLQYFEQYINLSKKVTAETLASVQDIEEPGRLADVVSSHLPLKIKQKQEILETLDIKERLNKIIKILNNEKEVLGLEKKIGQRVKKSMEKTQKEYYLREQMKAIQKELGDKEGKAGEISTLKEKIEESQMPENVQKTALKELDRYEKMPQTSAESSVIRNYIEWLLNIPWFEETEDNLDINHAEDILNEDHYGLEKVKERVLEYLAVQQLTNSLKGPILCLVGPPGVGKTSLARSIARTLGRNFVRISLGGVRDEAEIRGHRRTYVGAMPGRLIQGMKKAGSVNPVFLLDEIDKMANDFRGDPASALLEVLDPEQNHTFSDHYIEEPYDLSKVMFVTTANNMATIPGPLLDRMELIQIAGYTEVEKLHIAKQYLVKKQTEAHGLTKGKVQIRDEAILEVVRRYTREAGVRNLERQIASLCRKAAKQIVSGEKKRVIITDKNIEDYLGKPKFRYGQAEVEDQIGTATGLAYTTAGGDTLSIEVSVSPGKGKLILTGKLGDVMKESAQAAFSYIRSRAAELNIEPDFSEKNDIHIHVPEGATPKDGPSAGITMATALISALTNRPVRKEVGMTGEITLRGRVLPIGGLKEKTLSAHRAGLEKIIYPEENLKDLDDIPESVKKDLTFVPVAHLDEVLKEALIGE